One genomic window of Mercenaria mercenaria strain notata chromosome 2, MADL_Memer_1, whole genome shotgun sequence includes the following:
- the LOC123562652 gene encoding RNA polymerase-associated protein LEO1-like — translation MECKTTSTYETDQLEDGAVRKETEGGLADEPSLKYAIDIFEDGANLKQNEVDFEFATSFRNVTEECEGEITLEPTHVGECVKDDPSFKYVVLENGSTLNPNEEETKNEPALHASAEKHEPFTSDKEHKHENKPAVHASAEKDEPSINDEDHKHEDEPALHASAEKDEPSISGVKHKHENEPALHASAENDEPSISDVKHKHENEPAVHASAEKDEPSISDEEHKHEKEPALHASAEKDEPSISDEEHKHENEPALHASAETDDPFISDEEHKRDNKMNRKTLKETPALRDVKKKTKICRLS, via the coding sequence ATGGAATGTAAAACAACGAGTACTTATGAAACAGATCAATTGGAAGACGGAGCAGTTAGAAAAGAGACTGAAGGAGGTCTTGCGGACGAACCATCTTTGAAATATGCTATAGATATATTCGAAGACGGtgcaaatttgaaacaaaatgaggTAGATTTTGAGTTTGCAACATCCTTTAGAAATGTTACAGAAGAATGTGAAGGCGAAATAACTTTGGAACCAACTCATGTAGGTGAATGTGTAAAAGACGACCCATCCTTCAAGTATGTTGTATTGGAAAACGGGTCAACTTTAAATCCGAATGAAGAAGAGACAAAGAACGAGCCAGCATTACATGCCTCCGCTGAAAAACATGAGCCATTCACTAGTGATAAGGAACATAAACACGAGAACAAGCCAGCAGTGCATGCCTCCGCTGAAAAAGATGAGCCATCCATTAATGATGAGGACCATAAACACGAGGACGAGCCAGCATTGCATGCCTCCGCTGAAAAAGATGAGCCATCTATTAGTGGTGTGAAACATAAACACGAGAACGAGCCAGCATTGCATGCCTCCGCTGAAAATGATGAGCCATCTATTAGTGATGTGAAACATAAACACGAGAACGAGCCAGCAGTGCATGCCTCCGCTGAAAAAGATGAACCATCCATTAGTGATGAGGAACACAAACACGAGAAAGAGCCAGCATTGCATGCCTCCGCTGAAAAAGATGAGCCATCTATTAGTGATGAGGAACATAAACACGAGAACGAGCCAGCATTGCATGCCTCCGCTGAAACAGATGATCCATTCATTAGTGATGAGGAACATAAACGTGACAATAAGATGAATCGTAAAACACTGAAAGAAACACCTGCTCTTCGTGATgtgaagaagaaaacaaaaatttgtcGCCTGAGTTGA